In one Geminocystis sp. M7585_C2015_104 genomic region, the following are encoded:
- a CDS encoding SWIM zinc finger family protein has translation MIQQKQWWVDKWLELLDSYRFKKRLERGRNYSREGNILNLEFNKQCQLLAEVQGSQEKPYRVTLGLDLFSDDDWGYVIATMSEKAFISAQLLVGEMPEEIEQVFIKNGLSLFPFNLADVRARCTCPDKANPCKHIAAVYYHLAERFREDPFIIFQLRGRSKEQILEALRVARSWRLSGKQWQPEQLGKIKSVPKRKSGNSKTYTPLSIENFWDYEKPPDSSLFIVSPTTDNTKNILEVLGDIPLPYDESQTMMQYLSQVYQTVPAKAVAMAEGN, from the coding sequence ATGATTCAACAAAAGCAGTGGTGGGTAGACAAGTGGCTAGAATTGTTGGATTCCTACCGATTTAAGAAAAGACTAGAAAGGGGAAGAAACTACTCTCGGGAAGGGAATATCCTCAATCTAGAATTTAACAAGCAGTGTCAATTGTTAGCAGAAGTCCAGGGAAGTCAAGAAAAACCCTACAGGGTGACTCTGGGATTAGATCTGTTTTCCGATGACGACTGGGGGTATGTGATTGCCACTATGTCCGAAAAGGCATTCATCTCCGCTCAGTTGTTGGTGGGGGAAATGCCTGAAGAAATCGAACAGGTTTTCATCAAAAATGGTCTTAGTCTGTTCCCTTTCAATTTAGCAGACGTACGCGCCCGTTGCACCTGTCCTGACAAGGCTAATCCCTGTAAACACATAGCCGCCGTATATTATCACCTGGCAGAGCGTTTTCGGGAAGACCCCTTTATTATCTTTCAACTGCGAGGCAGAAGCAAGGAACAAATCCTTGAAGCCCTAAGAGTGGCGCGCAGTTGGCGCCTGTCTGGCAAACAGTGGCAACCAGAACAGTTGGGTAAAATAAAATCCGTCCCCAAACGCAAAAGTGGTAATAGTAAAACCTACACCCCCCTCTCCATAGAAAATTTCTGGGATTATGAAAAACCTCCAGACTCCTCCCTCTTCATTGTCTCCCCCACTACTGACAACACCAAAAATATCCTGGAGGTATTGGGAGATATTCCCCTCCCCTACGACGAATCCCAAACTATGATGCAGTACCTCTCCCAAGTATATCAAACAGTCCCCGCCAAGGCAGTGGCCATGGCTGAGGGCAACTAA
- a CDS encoding S41 family peptidase translates to MKVTKRGLILGATALTISSVAFTGFGLRFSQTQAFFKDSPKEIVDEVWQIINRQYVDATFNGEDWREVRREYLNREYSSKEEAYKAIKEMLKRLNDPYTRFMDPEEFKSMQIDTSGELTGVGIQITKEEDTKNIVVIAPIEDTPAQRAGILPKDIIRKVDGKSTEGMDLNEVVSMIRGKPGTTVTLTIERNGEIKEFVLTRARIEIHPVKARIEEQPGIGKIAYVRLVQFSSNAPKEMREAIVKGEKENVKGYILDLRSNPGGLLYSSVEIARMFINRGRIVSTVDRVGEVEVHNANNSALTNKPVVVLVDGGSASASEILAGALQDYKRAIVVGTQTFGKGLVQSVRGLGDGSGLAVTIAKYLTPKGRDINKNGITPDVIYELNEREKEVLMKDRTKIGTMDDAQYRKAVEVLSQQVAMRK, encoded by the coding sequence ATGAAAGTGACAAAACGTGGACTAATTCTGGGGGCAACAGCCTTAACTATTTCCAGTGTAGCATTCACGGGTTTTGGATTACGTTTTTCCCAAACCCAGGCGTTTTTTAAAGATAGTCCCAAGGAGATAGTAGATGAGGTATGGCAGATAATCAACCGCCAATATGTGGATGCCACTTTCAACGGGGAAGATTGGCGTGAGGTACGGAGGGAATACCTCAATAGGGAGTACAGCAGCAAAGAAGAGGCCTATAAGGCCATCAAAGAAATGCTAAAAAGACTCAATGACCCCTATACTCGTTTTATGGATCCCGAAGAGTTCAAAAGCATGCAAATTGACACTTCAGGGGAGTTGACGGGTGTAGGAATTCAAATTACCAAGGAGGAGGATACGAAGAATATTGTAGTAATTGCACCCATTGAGGACACACCAGCCCAGAGGGCAGGTATTTTACCCAAGGACATTATACGCAAGGTAGATGGCAAAAGCACAGAGGGAATGGATTTAAATGAAGTGGTGTCCATGATAAGGGGCAAACCCGGCACCACAGTAACTCTTACCATTGAGCGCAACGGCGAAATTAAAGAATTTGTCCTAACCAGGGCTAGAATCGAAATCCACCCGGTAAAGGCTAGAATTGAAGAACAGCCGGGAATTGGTAAAATAGCCTATGTCCGTCTGGTGCAATTTAGCAGCAACGCTCCCAAGGAGATGCGGGAGGCTATAGTCAAGGGGGAGAAGGAGAATGTGAAAGGGTATATACTGGATTTGCGCTCCAACCCCGGCGGTTTGCTTTACTCCAGTGTGGAAATCGCCCGCATGTTCATCAACAGGGGGAGAATCGTCTCTACCGTTGACAGAGTTGGCGAGGTGGAGGTTCATAATGCCAATAACAGTGCTCTTACCAACAAGCCCGTGGTAGTATTGGTGGACGGCGGTTCGGCTAGTGCCAGTGAGATTCTTGCCGGAGCTCTTCAGGACTACAAGCGCGCTATAGTAGTTGGGACCCAGACATTCGGCAAGGGGTTGGTACAATCAGTGAGGGGCCTGGGAGACGGATCGGGTTTAGCGGTTACCATTGCCAAATACCTGACGCCCAAGGGGAGGGATATTAACAAGAACGGCATTACCCCAGATGTGATATACGAGTTGAATGAGAGAGAAAAAGAAGTACTAATGAAAGACAGAACAAAGATTGGCACCATGGACGATGCCCAGTATCGCAAGGCAGTAGAAGTGTTATCCCAGCAGGTAGCCATGAGAAAGTAG
- a CDS encoding geranylgeranyl reductase family protein, with the protein MKYECIVIGAGPSGATAAYHLAKRGVSVLLLEKASLPRYKPCGGGVSPAIQSWFDFDLTPAISVKSHTVYCTWQQEEVVAIDLGNTPIWMVRRDVFDYFLVQQAVKQGAQLLTDTEVTAIEFQKDSWLVHTPKGHFRGSYIVGADGAKGNTARWLGFTKQKKTVVGALEVEIPAAQPTTDTYFEFGLVAHGYAWNFPKADGYSLGAGGFAKRRKAQSFHRLLENYASGFCLRLQDGCEYGHPIALWDGVQKLHAERAILVGEAACVVDPFTAEGIRPSVYSGMKGAEAIINGLAGQTDALDNYSATMAEEWGKEMMWAKRLSQAFYRFPRLSYQLGVKHPSAGKTMVKIFTGQLKYSQVAQRGLNILSRLF; encoded by the coding sequence ATGAAATACGAATGTATTGTAATAGGTGCTGGGCCTTCCGGGGCAACGGCGGCCTATCACTTGGCTAAACGGGGGGTATCTGTGTTGCTGTTAGAAAAGGCCTCTCTGCCTCGCTATAAGCCTTGTGGTGGGGGCGTGTCGCCGGCCATTCAGTCTTGGTTCGATTTTGACTTAACCCCGGCTATCTCCGTCAAAAGCCATACCGTTTACTGCACCTGGCAACAGGAGGAAGTGGTGGCCATCGATTTGGGCAACACCCCCATCTGGATGGTAAGAAGGGATGTGTTTGACTATTTCCTGGTGCAACAGGCAGTCAAACAAGGGGCTCAATTGCTCACAGACACTGAAGTTACCGCCATAGAATTCCAAAAAGACTCGTGGCTTGTCCACACGCCCAAAGGCCACTTCCGGGGAAGCTATATTGTAGGGGCAGATGGAGCTAAGGGGAATACTGCCAGGTGGCTGGGTTTTACAAAACAGAAGAAAACCGTAGTGGGAGCCTTAGAAGTGGAAATCCCTGCTGCCCAACCGACAACAGACACCTACTTTGAATTTGGACTGGTGGCCCACGGTTATGCTTGGAATTTCCCTAAGGCAGACGGCTATTCCCTAGGGGCAGGGGGTTTTGCTAAACGACGCAAGGCTCAAAGTTTCCACAGGCTCCTGGAAAACTATGCCAGTGGCTTTTGTCTTAGACTACAAGATGGTTGTGAATACGGACACCCTATTGCCCTCTGGGATGGGGTTCAAAAATTACATGCCGAAAGGGCCATCCTGGTGGGGGAAGCTGCCTGTGTGGTTGATCCCTTCACCGCCGAGGGCATCCGCCCCTCCGTCTACAGCGGCATGAAGGGGGCAGAAGCCATAATCAACGGCCTGGCGGGCCAAACGGATGCCCTAGATAACTACAGCGCCACTATGGCCGAGGAATGGGGAAAAGAGATGATGTGGGCCAAGCGTCTGTCTCAGGCATTTTACCGCTTCCCCCGTCTCAGTTACCAACTGGGGGTTAAACACCCCTCCGCTGGCAAAACCATGGTAAAAATCTTCACTGGCCAGTTGAAATACTCACAGGTGGCTCAACGAGGACTTAATATCCTCTCCCGCCTGTTTTAG
- a CDS encoding 2-oxo acid dehydrogenase subunit E2: MIYEIFMPALSSTMTEGKIVSWEKKPGDRVEKGETILVVESDKADMDVESFYSGYLATIIVPAGEQAPVGKTIGYIAETEAEIEEARRRAQQLTTSTAATADTPLTPPTPATATATGPAATATVQTPLPTNGGSGRIIASPRAKKLARELNVDLRTIKGTGVNGRITAEDVERAAGKVSTTPVTSHTAPSSSFVPSFSQEATTAPTAPPGETVPFNTLQQAVVRNMVASLHVPTFQVSYDITTNALEELYRKIKPRGVTMTVLLAKAVAVTLEKHPLLNATYTEGGIKYNDAINIAVAVAMPDGGLITPVLKNAASLDIYSLARNWQDLVNRARAKQLQPDEYSTGTFTISNLGMYGVSQFNAILPPGQGAILAIGGTRPTVVANKEGLFGIFNRMTVTITCDHRIIYGAHAAAFLQDLASVIENDPHSLTL; the protein is encoded by the coding sequence ATGATTTACGAGATATTCATGCCGGCTCTCAGTTCCACCATGACAGAGGGCAAAATAGTTTCCTGGGAGAAAAAACCCGGCGATAGGGTGGAAAAGGGGGAAACCATCCTGGTGGTAGAGTCGGACAAAGCAGATATGGATGTAGAGTCCTTCTACTCTGGCTATTTGGCCACCATTATAGTACCAGCAGGGGAACAGGCGCCAGTGGGCAAAACCATTGGTTACATAGCCGAAACAGAGGCAGAAATCGAGGAAGCCAGGAGAAGAGCACAACAGCTTACTACAAGTACAGCTGCTACCGCAGACACTCCCCTAACCCCACCTACGCCAGCAACAGCCACGGCTACGGGCCCGGCAGCCACAGCCACAGTACAGACACCCCTCCCCACCAATGGCGGCAGTGGCCGTATCATAGCCTCTCCTAGGGCGAAAAAACTGGCTAGGGAGTTAAATGTGGATTTGCGCACCATCAAAGGCACAGGAGTCAACGGGAGGATTACTGCAGAAGACGTGGAAAGGGCGGCCGGAAAAGTTTCTACTACACCAGTAACCTCTCACACAGCTCCCAGTTCCAGTTTCGTGCCCTCTTTTAGCCAAGAAGCGACTACTGCGCCAACTGCCCCTCCGGGAGAAACGGTGCCTTTCAACACCCTGCAACAGGCAGTGGTGCGCAACATGGTGGCCAGTCTCCATGTACCTACCTTCCAAGTCAGCTATGACATTACCACTAACGCTCTGGAGGAGTTATACCGCAAAATCAAACCCAGGGGCGTCACTATGACTGTCCTATTGGCCAAGGCGGTGGCAGTCACCCTGGAGAAACATCCCCTCCTCAATGCCACCTACACTGAAGGAGGAATAAAATATAATGATGCCATCAACATCGCAGTGGCCGTAGCTATGCCCGATGGCGGTTTGATTACACCAGTGTTGAAAAACGCCGCCAGTCTAGACATATACTCCCTCGCCCGTAACTGGCAAGACTTGGTAAATCGCGCCCGCGCCAAACAACTACAACCGGACGAGTATAGCACTGGCACCTTCACTATTTCTAACTTGGGGATGTATGGTGTCAGTCAGTTTAATGCTATTCTCCCCCCAGGACAAGGTGCTATCCTGGCCATAGGCGGTACTCGCCCCACAGTGGTTGCCAACAAGGAGGGCTTGTTTGGCATCTTCAACCGCATGACTGTTACCATCACCTGTGATCACCGTATCATTTATGGGGCTCATGCAGCGGCCTTCCTTCAGGATTTGGCCTCTGTCATCGAAAATGACCCCCATTCCCTGACTCTGTAG